A genomic window from Euwallacea fornicatus isolate EFF26 chromosome 6, ASM4011564v1, whole genome shotgun sequence includes:
- the Myo61F gene encoding unconventional myosin IC, whose amino-acid sequence MESHLEHRHRVGVPDAVLLEDHTSEDAFVNNLQKRFNEDEIYTYIGPVLISVNPYKQLNIYTSADVKAYERKNFFEVPPHVFAITDTAYRSLIEESREQCILISGESGSGKTEASKKVLQYISEVTERKGEIERVKNKLLDSNPILEAFGNAKTNRNINSSRFGKFMDVQFNYEGNPVGGIILNYLLEKSRVIRQAPGERNFHIFYQLLNGADEDTISRLSLMRNSSAYSYLSNGKSSDVTINDKADFVEVKKALTTLEFSQEEQNEMLDVVAGILHLGNVGFSEDNGRAVILKPTLIETIAKLFNCDSEKFKLSLSQRTIETIRDVVETPLDKDLAMYARDALAKAVYDRLFTWLVKKVNLSLVPRDSRRNSVLGILDIYGFEIFEKNSFEQLCINFCNEKLQQLFIELTLRSEQEEYEKEGIQWEHVVYFDNKIICDLIEEKHKGLIAFMDEECLRPGEPSDKTLLTKFDKELGYHKHYISHEKADTKLQKVMGRDEFRLVHYAGSVTYNIATFIDKNNDLLYRDLREAMSSSSNSIIQAIFPESEQKSKKRPDTAITQFKNSVNNLMSILRDKEPSYIRCIKPNDFQKSAIFENDIVKHQVKYLGLMENLRVRRAGFAYRRTYELFLKRYKCLSKDTWPNFPGSVKDGVQHLVCALAYEGAEYQMGKTKIFIRHPQTLFRTEDAFQLKKHEIAAIIQSHWKGLMQRKWYLKTRESVIVIQKYVRRYLARTNAKRRREAANTIRSFIRGYITRNDPLNKDNKRFILTTKINWLRRLATKLPQNILCRTWPSAPKVCEEASKLLEAMYAVHMSRRYRLALTSKRKRELELKVLAEQLFKGKKKSYLQSVPEPFQSNRVSDQAAESKRTYASQLNGDKEIYSTSVMKYDRHGYKPRERIIIITQSNLHVLDGKGTTAKLKHIFPLHRLKFVVTHEQDKLMLVRIPDDLIKKEKGDLILEVPHLIEAITMLVDVTKDPSLLTIIDTSTIEHHMNGKNGTIEIQVGTPERIHKDKSGHLLIVSAP is encoded by the exons ATGGAGTCCCACCTGGAGCACCGACACAGAGTCGGGGTTCCGGACGCCGTCCTACTTGAGGACCACACCAGTGAAGACGCCTTCgtgaataatttacaaaaacgcTTCAACGAGGATGAAATTTAT acGTACATCGGGCCAGTCTTAATCAGCGTAAATCCTTACAAACAGCTCAATATTTACACTTCTGCGGATGTTAAAGCTTACGAGAGGAAGAATTTCTTTGAGGTTCCACCGCACGT GTTTGCTATCACGGACACGGCTTATCGTTCTCTTATTGAGGAGAGTAGAGAGCAGTGTATATTAATATCGG GCGAGTCCGGTTCAGGAAAAACAGAGGCATCCAAGAAAGTTCTTCAATACATCTCGGAGGTAACGGAGCGAAAAGGCGAAATCGAAAGAGTAAAAAACAAACTATTAGATTCGAATCCAATCCTTGAAGCTTTCGGTAATGCCAAAACTAATAGAAATATCAACTCCAGTCGGTTTGGGAAGTTTATGGACGTACAGTTTAATTATGAA GGAAACCCCGTCGGAGGTATTATTCTGAACTACCTCCTTGAAAAATCTAGAGTCATAAGACAAGCCCCAggagaaagaaattttcacattttctatCAGTTGTTGAACGGCGCCGATGAGGACACCATATCCAGGCTTTCGTTGATGAGAAATAGCAGCGCTTACTCCTATTTATCTAACGGG AAGTCATCCGATGTAACCATAAATGATAAGGCAGATTTCGTCGAGGTTAAAAAAGCTCTCACCACCTTGGAATTTTCGCAGGAAGAACAAAACGAGATGTTAGATGTAGTTGCCGGCATTTTGCATTTAGGAAATGTAGGGTTCTCGGAAGACAATGGCCGAGCCGTTATTCTAAAGCCTACGTTAATTGAGACAATTGCCAAG CTCTTCAACTGTGATAGTGAGAAGTTCAAACTGTCGCTCAGTCAAAGAACCATTGAGACGATTAGAGATGTTGTGGAGACTCCGTTGGACAAGGATTTGGCAATGTATGCCCGAGACGCCTTGGCCAAGGCAGTTTACGACAGACTCTTTACTTGGTTGGTAAAGAAAGTTAACCTGTCATTGGTGCCTCGTGATAGCAGACGGAATTCCGTTTTAGGGATTTTGGATATATATGGGTTTGAGATTTTCGAAAAGAATAG CTTCGAGCAACTGTGCATAAACTTCTGTAACGAAAAGTTGCAACAGTTGTTTATCGAGCTGACGCTAAGATCTGAACAAGAGGAGTATGAGAAGGAGGGGATCCAGTGGGAGCACGTGGTCTATTTCGATAACAAGATCATCTGCGATTTAATCGAGGAGAAGCACAAAG GTTTAATAGCGTTCATGGACGAAGAGTGCTTGCGACCGGGGGAGCCCAGCGATAAAACATTATTGACCAAATTCGACAAAGAACTCGGGTATCACAAGCATTATATTAGCCACGAGAAAGCTGACACCAAACTTCAAAAAGTCATGGGACGCGAC GAATTTCGTCTAGTCCACTATGCAGGCTCTGTAACCTATAATATCGCTACTTTCATCGACAAAAACAACGATTTGCTCTACAGAGATTTAAGGGAAGCGATGTCCTCCTCATCGAACTCCATCATCCAGGCAATTTTCCCGGAGTCGGAGCAAAAAAGCAAGAAACGGCCCGACACCGCTATCACCCAGTTCAAAAATTCGGTTAATAATTTGATGAGTATTCTACGAGATAAAGAACCTTCATATATCAGATGCATCAAGCCCAATGATTTTCAGAAATCtg CCATCTTTGAGAACGATATAGTGAAACACCAAGTCAAATACTTGGGGTTGATGGAGAATCTAAGAGTTAGAAGAGCGGGATTCGCATACCGACGCACTTACGAACTTTTCCTTAAACGGTATAAATGCTTGAGCAAAGATACGTGGCCAAACTTCCCTGGTAGTGTCAAAGACGGCGTACAGCACTTGGTATGCGCGCTCGCTTACGAGGGTGCAGAGTACCAAATGGGAAA AACTAAAATCTTCATCAGACACCCTCAGACCTTATTTCGAACCGAGGATGCGTTCCAACtgaaaaaacacgaaattgCGGCCATCATTCAGTCCCATTGGAAAGGTTTAATGCAAAGGAagtggtatttaaaaaccagaGAGTCCGTGATTGTGATTCAGAAGTACGTTAGACGGTATTTGGCCAGAACTAACGCCAAAAGAAGAAGGGAGGCTGCGAACACTATAAGATC CTTCATCCGGGGCTACATCACTCGAAACGACCCCCTCAATAAGGataataaacgatttatcTTAACCACTAAAATTAATTGGTTGCGGAGATTGGCGACGAAGTTGCCGCAAAACATTTTGTGTCGGACCTGGCCGTCAGCTCCTAAAGTTTGCGAGGAAGCCTCAAAGCTGTTAGAAGCTATGTACGCCGTTCACATGTCTAGGAGATACAG ATTGGCCCTAACGTCGAAAAGAAAGCGCGAGCTGGAATTGAAGGTGTTGGCCGAACAACTGTTTAAGG GAAAGAAGAAGAGTTACCTTCAGAGCGTGCCAGAGCCCTTTCAGTCAAACCGTGTTTCTGATCAAGCCGCAGAATCTAAAAGGACGTACGCCAGTCAACTTAACGGGGATAAAGAAATT TACTCTACTTCAGTCATGAAGTATGACCGTCATGGTTACAAACCCAGGGAAAGGATTATAATTATAACCCAAAGCAATCTGCACGTTTTGGACGGCAAAGGGACGACGGCAAAACTGAAGCACATCTTTCCTCTTCACCGATTAAAGTTTGTCGTTACCCACGAGCAAGATAAACTAATGCTTGTCAGGATCCCCGacgatttaataaaaaaagaaaag GGCGATTTAATATTGGAAGTGCCTCATTTAATCGAAGCCATTACAATGTTAGTGGATGTTACAAAAGACCCGTCGTTGCTGACTATAATTGATACTTCAAC AATTGAACATCATATGAATGGTAAGAATGGCACAATAGAAATCCAAGTCGGAACTCCTGAAAGGATCCACAAGGATAAAAGTGGACATCTTCTTATA GTTTCTGCACCCTAA